One stretch of Nicotiana tabacum cultivar K326 chromosome 18, ASM71507v2, whole genome shotgun sequence DNA includes these proteins:
- the LOC107790742 gene encoding uncharacterized protein LOC107790742 isoform X1 produces the protein MGVVRVDSLKPLALIWTPFPSLNSFNWPWVFVSSQRKHSRVRPLTSSQGDQRETQIMSKIIDSHLHVWASPQEAAEKYPYFPGQVPSLPGHVDYLLEQCMEEAGVDGALIVQPINHKFDHSYVTSVLKKFPSKFVGCCLANPAKDGSGIKQLEDLVLKDGYRAVRFNPYLWPTGEKQMTNEIGKALFSKAGELGVPVGFMCMKGLDLHLQEIEELCTEFPSTVVLLDHLAFCKPPNNDEESPSFSELLKLSRFPQVYVKFSALFRVSRNRYPYEDLSQVLAQLVSSYGAHRVMWGSDFPYVVPECGYKEAREAVHLLAKQGHLPPVATEWILGKTIMQLFDGK, from the exons ATGGGAGTAGTGAGAGTGGACTCACTAAAGCCTTTGGCATTGATATGGACTCCATTTCCTTCTCTAAATAGCTTCAACTGGCCTTGGGTTTTTGTATCAAGCCAAAGAAAACATTCAAGAGTAAGACCCTTAACAAGCAGTCAAGGTGATCAGAGAGAGAcacaaataatgagcaaaatcaTTGACTCACATTTGCATGTCTGGGCATCCCCACAAGAG GCTGCAGAAAAGTACCCTTATTTTCCTGGCCAAGTGCCTAGTTTGCCTGGTCATGTCGATTACCTGCTGGAG CAGTGTATGGAAGAAGCAGGTGTGGATGGAGCACTTATTGTTCAACCCATTAATCACAAGTTTGATCATTCTTATGTTACCAG TGTGCTGAAGAAGTTTCCATCAAAATTCGTCGGTTGTTGCCTCGCAAATCCAGCAAAAGATGGGAGCGGAATAAAGCAGCTTGAAGATCTGGTTTTAAAG GATGGTTATCGTGCTGTTCGCTTTAATCCGTATCTTTGGCCTACTGGTGAAAAG CAGATGACAAATGAAATCGGAAAGGCATTATTCTCTAAGGCTGGAGAGCTTGGAGTTCCAGTTGGTTTCATGTGTATGAAG GGTCTGGATTTGCATTTGCAAGAAATTGAGGAACTGTGCACAGAATTTCCCTCCACTGTTGTTCTGCTTGATCATCTGGCTTTCTGTAAGCCCCCAAA CAATGATGAAGAAAGTCCAAGTTTCTCAGAACTGTTAAAGCTTTCAAGATTCCCACAG GTATACGTAAAATTCAGTGCTCTGTTCAGAGTGTCAAGAAATCGGTATCCATATGAGGACTTGTCTCAAGTTCTAGCCCAACTAGTCTCCAGTTATGGTGCACACCGTGTTATGTGGGGAAG TGACTTTCCCTATGTTGTTCCCGAGTGCGGGTATAAAGAAGCAAGAGAAGCAGTTCATCTTCTTGCTAAGCAGGGACATTTACCTCCTGTTGCCACTGAGTGGATCTTGGGTAAAACAATTATGCAGCTCTTTGATGGAAAATAG
- the LOC107790742 gene encoding uncharacterized protein LOC107790742 isoform X2, with translation MGVVRVDSLKPLALIWTPFPSLNSFNWPWVFVSSQRKHSRVRPLTSSQGDQRETQIMSKIIDSHLHVWASPQEAAEKYPYFPGQVPSLPGHVDYLLEQCMEEAGVDGALIVQPINHKFDHSYVTSVLKKFPSKFVGCCLANPAKDGSGIKQLEDLVLKDGYRAVRFNPYLWPTGEKMTNEIGKALFSKAGELGVPVGFMCMKGLDLHLQEIEELCTEFPSTVVLLDHLAFCKPPNNDEESPSFSELLKLSRFPQVYVKFSALFRVSRNRYPYEDLSQVLAQLVSSYGAHRVMWGSDFPYVVPECGYKEAREAVHLLAKQGHLPPVATEWILGKTIMQLFDGK, from the exons ATGGGAGTAGTGAGAGTGGACTCACTAAAGCCTTTGGCATTGATATGGACTCCATTTCCTTCTCTAAATAGCTTCAACTGGCCTTGGGTTTTTGTATCAAGCCAAAGAAAACATTCAAGAGTAAGACCCTTAACAAGCAGTCAAGGTGATCAGAGAGAGAcacaaataatgagcaaaatcaTTGACTCACATTTGCATGTCTGGGCATCCCCACAAGAG GCTGCAGAAAAGTACCCTTATTTTCCTGGCCAAGTGCCTAGTTTGCCTGGTCATGTCGATTACCTGCTGGAG CAGTGTATGGAAGAAGCAGGTGTGGATGGAGCACTTATTGTTCAACCCATTAATCACAAGTTTGATCATTCTTATGTTACCAG TGTGCTGAAGAAGTTTCCATCAAAATTCGTCGGTTGTTGCCTCGCAAATCCAGCAAAAGATGGGAGCGGAATAAAGCAGCTTGAAGATCTGGTTTTAAAG GATGGTTATCGTGCTGTTCGCTTTAATCCGTATCTTTGGCCTACTGGTGAAAAG ATGACAAATGAAATCGGAAAGGCATTATTCTCTAAGGCTGGAGAGCTTGGAGTTCCAGTTGGTTTCATGTGTATGAAG GGTCTGGATTTGCATTTGCAAGAAATTGAGGAACTGTGCACAGAATTTCCCTCCACTGTTGTTCTGCTTGATCATCTGGCTTTCTGTAAGCCCCCAAA CAATGATGAAGAAAGTCCAAGTTTCTCAGAACTGTTAAAGCTTTCAAGATTCCCACAG GTATACGTAAAATTCAGTGCTCTGTTCAGAGTGTCAAGAAATCGGTATCCATATGAGGACTTGTCTCAAGTTCTAGCCCAACTAGTCTCCAGTTATGGTGCACACCGTGTTATGTGGGGAAG TGACTTTCCCTATGTTGTTCCCGAGTGCGGGTATAAAGAAGCAAGAGAAGCAGTTCATCTTCTTGCTAAGCAGGGACATTTACCTCCTGTTGCCACTGAGTGGATCTTGGGTAAAACAATTATGCAGCTCTTTGATGGAAAATAG
- the LOC107790742 gene encoding uncharacterized protein LOC107790742 isoform X3: MGVVRVDSLKPLALIWTPFPSLNSFNWPWVFVSSQRKHSRVRPLTSSQGDQRETQIMSKIIDSHLHVWASPQEAAEKYPYFPGQVPSLPGHVDYLLECMEEAGVDGALIVQPINHKFDHSYVTSVLKKFPSKFVGCCLANPAKDGSGIKQLEDLVLKDGYRAVRFNPYLWPTGEKQMTNEIGKALFSKAGELGVPVGFMCMKGLDLHLQEIEELCTEFPSTVVLLDHLAFCKPPNNDEESPSFSELLKLSRFPQVYVKFSALFRVSRNRYPYEDLSQVLAQLVSSYGAHRVMWGSDFPYVVPECGYKEAREAVHLLAKQGHLPPVATEWILGKTIMQLFDGK, translated from the exons ATGGGAGTAGTGAGAGTGGACTCACTAAAGCCTTTGGCATTGATATGGACTCCATTTCCTTCTCTAAATAGCTTCAACTGGCCTTGGGTTTTTGTATCAAGCCAAAGAAAACATTCAAGAGTAAGACCCTTAACAAGCAGTCAAGGTGATCAGAGAGAGAcacaaataatgagcaaaatcaTTGACTCACATTTGCATGTCTGGGCATCCCCACAAGAG GCTGCAGAAAAGTACCCTTATTTTCCTGGCCAAGTGCCTAGTTTGCCTGGTCATGTCGATTACCTGCTGGAG TGTATGGAAGAAGCAGGTGTGGATGGAGCACTTATTGTTCAACCCATTAATCACAAGTTTGATCATTCTTATGTTACCAG TGTGCTGAAGAAGTTTCCATCAAAATTCGTCGGTTGTTGCCTCGCAAATCCAGCAAAAGATGGGAGCGGAATAAAGCAGCTTGAAGATCTGGTTTTAAAG GATGGTTATCGTGCTGTTCGCTTTAATCCGTATCTTTGGCCTACTGGTGAAAAG CAGATGACAAATGAAATCGGAAAGGCATTATTCTCTAAGGCTGGAGAGCTTGGAGTTCCAGTTGGTTTCATGTGTATGAAG GGTCTGGATTTGCATTTGCAAGAAATTGAGGAACTGTGCACAGAATTTCCCTCCACTGTTGTTCTGCTTGATCATCTGGCTTTCTGTAAGCCCCCAAA CAATGATGAAGAAAGTCCAAGTTTCTCAGAACTGTTAAAGCTTTCAAGATTCCCACAG GTATACGTAAAATTCAGTGCTCTGTTCAGAGTGTCAAGAAATCGGTATCCATATGAGGACTTGTCTCAAGTTCTAGCCCAACTAGTCTCCAGTTATGGTGCACACCGTGTTATGTGGGGAAG TGACTTTCCCTATGTTGTTCCCGAGTGCGGGTATAAAGAAGCAAGAGAAGCAGTTCATCTTCTTGCTAAGCAGGGACATTTACCTCCTGTTGCCACTGAGTGGATCTTGGGTAAAACAATTATGCAGCTCTTTGATGGAAAATAG
- the LOC107790742 gene encoding uncharacterized protein LOC107790742 isoform X4, with translation MGVVRVDSLKPLALIWTPFPSLNSFNWPWVFVSSQRKHSRVRPLTSSQGDQRETQIMSKIIDSHLHVWASPQEAAEKYPYFPGQVPSLPGHVDYLLECMEEAGVDGALIVQPINHKFDHSYVTSVLKKFPSKFVGCCLANPAKDGSGIKQLEDLVLKDGYRAVRFNPYLWPTGEKMTNEIGKALFSKAGELGVPVGFMCMKGLDLHLQEIEELCTEFPSTVVLLDHLAFCKPPNNDEESPSFSELLKLSRFPQVYVKFSALFRVSRNRYPYEDLSQVLAQLVSSYGAHRVMWGSDFPYVVPECGYKEAREAVHLLAKQGHLPPVATEWILGKTIMQLFDGK, from the exons ATGGGAGTAGTGAGAGTGGACTCACTAAAGCCTTTGGCATTGATATGGACTCCATTTCCTTCTCTAAATAGCTTCAACTGGCCTTGGGTTTTTGTATCAAGCCAAAGAAAACATTCAAGAGTAAGACCCTTAACAAGCAGTCAAGGTGATCAGAGAGAGAcacaaataatgagcaaaatcaTTGACTCACATTTGCATGTCTGGGCATCCCCACAAGAG GCTGCAGAAAAGTACCCTTATTTTCCTGGCCAAGTGCCTAGTTTGCCTGGTCATGTCGATTACCTGCTGGAG TGTATGGAAGAAGCAGGTGTGGATGGAGCACTTATTGTTCAACCCATTAATCACAAGTTTGATCATTCTTATGTTACCAG TGTGCTGAAGAAGTTTCCATCAAAATTCGTCGGTTGTTGCCTCGCAAATCCAGCAAAAGATGGGAGCGGAATAAAGCAGCTTGAAGATCTGGTTTTAAAG GATGGTTATCGTGCTGTTCGCTTTAATCCGTATCTTTGGCCTACTGGTGAAAAG ATGACAAATGAAATCGGAAAGGCATTATTCTCTAAGGCTGGAGAGCTTGGAGTTCCAGTTGGTTTCATGTGTATGAAG GGTCTGGATTTGCATTTGCAAGAAATTGAGGAACTGTGCACAGAATTTCCCTCCACTGTTGTTCTGCTTGATCATCTGGCTTTCTGTAAGCCCCCAAA CAATGATGAAGAAAGTCCAAGTTTCTCAGAACTGTTAAAGCTTTCAAGATTCCCACAG GTATACGTAAAATTCAGTGCTCTGTTCAGAGTGTCAAGAAATCGGTATCCATATGAGGACTTGTCTCAAGTTCTAGCCCAACTAGTCTCCAGTTATGGTGCACACCGTGTTATGTGGGGAAG TGACTTTCCCTATGTTGTTCCCGAGTGCGGGTATAAAGAAGCAAGAGAAGCAGTTCATCTTCTTGCTAAGCAGGGACATTTACCTCCTGTTGCCACTGAGTGGATCTTGGGTAAAACAATTATGCAGCTCTTTGATGGAAAATAG